A stretch of DNA from Streptomyces gobiensis:
CGGGGCGGAGAGGCACACCAGCTCATCGGCCTCGCGGCGAAGCGTATCGACGGTATCCGCGGGGGCGACCGGAACGGCGAGGATCACTCGGGCCGCCCCTTGCGCCCGGGCGACCTGGCAGGCGGCCTTCGCGGTGCCGCCGGTAGCGATCCCATCGTCCACGATGATCACTGTGCGGCCGTGGAGCGCGATCCGTGGCTCGTCGCCACGGAACTGGCGTGCCTGACGCTGGAGTTTCTCCTCCTCGGCCCGCTCCACCACCGCCATATCCGTACGGCTCACGCCGCTGCGCTGGACGATGTCGTCCCTGATCACCCGGACGCCGCCTTCGCCAATGGCGCCAAAGCCCAGCTCCGGGTGGTACGGCACACCGAGCTTGCGGACGACGATCACGTCCATCGGGGCGCTGAGCTCGCGGGCCACTTCAAAGGCCACGGGCACGCCGCCACGTGGCAGGCCCAGGACGACCGGGTGGTCGTCGCGTAGATGTCGCAGTCGTTCGGCGAGGAGCTTCCCTGCTTCCTCGCGGTCTGTGAACCTCATGATTCACCCCACGTCGGGCGATTCGCTGGCGTTTCGCTGACGTCCCTTAGTCTTCTGGTCCCTCCCCTGGGCCTCCTTAGTCCTATTCAGTCCTATTTTCCGGGAAAAGTTCTGAGAGGTTCCAGCGCTGCCGGACCCCTTGACGCCCCTGCAGCCCGTTCACATACTGGCTGCCAAATCGATTTGGCCAAATCGATTTGGCGCATGGCGTACCCCGCCGGAGCCAGATCGCAGACCGAAGTCGGAGCGAGCCGAACGGAGCTCGAAAACGTGTCCACGCCCAGCGCACCACACCCCGCACCAGATCCCGCACCCCACCCCGTAGACGAATCCCGCCCGCTCAGCAGGGTGATGCTCTTCGGCATCCAGCATGTTCTGGTGATGGCCGCTACGCCCATCTCGGCCGTCTTCCTGATGAGTGCCGTCCTCGGCTTCGACGCCCGTCTCACCGTCAATCTGCTCTCGGCGGTGTTCATCCTGTCCGGCGTGGGGTCACTGCTCCAGTCCCTGGGCCCCTGGAAGCTCGGCGCCAAGCTGCCGTTCGTGATGCTGCCCGGGGGCGCCCCGCTCATCCTCTTCATCGCCATCGCCGAACAGCACGGCCCCCGTACCGCCACCGGGGCGGTGATCACCACCGGTCTCTTCTACTTCCTCGTACTCCCGCTCTTCGCCCGGCTGCTCCGGTTCTTTCCCGGCCTCGTCATCGGCACGATGATGGTCATCGTCGGGGTCAACCTCGTCAAAGTCGGCGCCCTGCTCGTCACCGGCCGTCCCGGGGAGCCCGGCTTCGCCGACACCCACAATCTGCTGCTGGGCTTCGCGACCATCGCCTTCACCATCGGCCTCTACTGGCTGTTCAGCGGCATACTTCGGCAACTCGCCGTGATGCTCGGCCTCATCGCCGGTACGGTCCTGGCGGTCCTGCTCGGCAGCGCCGACTTCGGCGTGGTCGCCGATGGCTCCCTCGTCCAGGCGCCGCAGCCGCTGCCGTTCGGCACCCCCGAGTTCAATCTGCTCGCCGCACTGCCCCTGATGCTGTACAGCATCGCCTCGATGGCGGAGGCCACCGGGCAGACCGTCATCAACGCCGAAGCCGTCGGCAAGAAGATCGAGCCGGACAAGGATGTGCCCAAGACCATCCGCGGTGACGCGGTCACCTCGACCCTCGGCGGATTCTTCGGCCTGCCGCTGATGGTCACCAGCGGGGAGAACATCGGCATCGTACGGGTCACCGGGGTCCGCAGCCGGTTTGTCACGGTGGCCGCCGGGCTGGTGCTGATCCTCATTGGCTTCGCCGCGCCCATCACCCGTGCCATCAGCGCCGTTCCCTCCGCCGTGGTGGGCGGCACCGCGATGGTGGTCTTCGCGGTGATCACTGTGCTCGGTGTGCAGATGCTGGCCCGCTGCGATCTGCACGACCAGGCCAATACGTTCATCATCGCCACCGCACTGGCGCTGGGCCTGCTGCCGATCCTCGTGCCGGGCGTCTACGAGGCATTCCCGCCCAACGCCCGCATTCTGCTGGAGAGCGGAGTCGCGGTCGGCGCGACCGTCGCGGCCGTGCTCAACATCCTCTTCCACCATGTACGGCCCTGGCTCCGGCGCCGCCGCCCCGGCGGCACGGATACGGACACGGATACGGATACGGATACGGGCCGGTCGGCCGACGCGGACTCCGGCGCCGGCGTCCCGAAGTCCTGAGCGAGCAGAAACCCCCAACCCCCCACCCCGACCGAGAAGAGAGTCATGACCGACCTCCACCCCGACAGCCCCGACAGCCCCGACAGCCTTGACAGCCCCGACAGTCTCGGTGCCGAGTCGCTGCTGCTGGTTCCCGATGTGGTGCTGACGCCCGACGGGCCCGTGCGCGAGCACGCCGTCGTCGTCTCCGGCGGGATGTTCCTCGCCGTCGCCCCCGCCGAGCAGGTGCTGCGCGAGTACCGGCACCTCACCCCGGTGCGGCTGGCCGGACACGTCCTGATGCCCGGGTTCGTCGATGCCCATCACCACCTCACCCAGAGCTTCGGTTCGGCCCTGGCGTTCGGAGAGCCGTCGGAGATATTCCGCCGGGTGTGGGTGCCGCTGGAGGGCGCGCTGGATGAGGAATCCGCGCATCTCTCGGCGAAGCTGGCGGCATTGGAGGCGCTGCGCGGCGGCTTCACCACCGTCGCCGAGGCGGGCACCCGGGCACCGGTCGATGTGGAGGCGGTGGCCTCGGCCACCCGCGACGCGGGCCTCCGCTGTGTGCTCGGGATGGTCTGCGGCGATGTCGGCGTTGCTGGCGGGGATGGCGAACTGCCCGCCGACCGCGCGCAGGCACTGGCGGCGGCCGAGCGGCATCTCGGCCGCTATGCCGAGGACTCTCTGGTACACCCCTCGCTGGCCGTTCCGGTGCCCGAGGCGGCGACCGCGCGGACGCTGCGGGACACCGCCCAACTGGCCCGGGAGGCCGGTGCCGTCGTCCAGATCCATGTCAATGAGCATCTCGCCGGCGTCGAACGGTCGCTGCTCCAGCACGGGCTGCGGCCCCTGGAGTACCTCCATGACGTCGGCGCGCTCGGGCCCCAACTGCTGGGTGCGCACGCCACGTTGCTCACCCCCGGGGAGGTGACGCTGCTGGTCGACAGCGGGGCGGCGGTCAGCTACAACCCGGTGGCCAGCGCCTGGAAGGGCAACGCCGTGGCCCCGGCCATGGCGCTGGCCGAGCGCGGGGTGCGCTTCGGGCTGGGCACCGACGGCACCCGGGGCGATGCGTTCCGGCTGGTGGAGGCCGCGGAGTTCGCCCAGCGGATCACCCATGGGCTGACCGTGGGCGACAACTCCTGCGGGGCGGGCTGGACCTGGCTGGAGCGGGCCACCCGGTGGGGTGCCGACGCCGTCGGGCTCGGGCACCGCACGGGGCGGATCGCCGAGGGGATGGCGGCGGACTTTCTGCTGGTCGATGTGACCGGGCCGGAGATGCGCCCGTCCTGGGACCTGCCCTGGGAGCTGGTGCGGCTGGCGGGCCGGGACCAGATCACCGCCGTCTTCGTCGCCGGACGGCTGCGGCTGTGGCACGGCTGGCCCACCGACTGGGACGGTCCCGCCCTGGTCGAACAGGCCGCCGACACTGGCCGGAAGGTGGTGGAACAGGCCGCCATCACCCGCGCCCACCCCACGTCCGTACAGCACCAGGCCGCCCACTGCCGGGCCGGACGGCGGCGGACGGAGAACGGGGCGGCGTGAGTACGGAAATGACCGCGCTGCTCGCACTCGTCGTGGCGGTGGCGGCGTTCGTCCAGGGCACCAGCGGCCTCGGCTTCGCCCTGATCGTCGCGCCGGTGGCCGGACTTCTGGACCCCACCCTGGTCCCGGTGTTCGTGCTGGCCACGATGGTCCCGCTGAATCTCTATGTGGTCGTGCGGGAGCGGGGCGCCCTGGATCTGCGGGGCGCGGGCTGGATCAGCGCTGCACGGCTGGCCGCGACCCCGGCCGGGCTGATGCTGCTGTGGGCGATCCCGCAGCAGCAGCTCGGCCCGGTCGTCGGGGTGGCGACGGTGCTGGCCGCGGCGGTGAGCCTGGCGGCGCCCACGTTCACCCCGGGGCGTGCCGCCTATCTGGGGGCCGGGGTCGTCACGGGGCTGACCGAGACCGCGACCGGGGTCGGTGGGCCACCGCTGGCCCTGGTCTACCAGCACCGCCCGCCGCCCGAGCTGCGCTCCACGGTCGCGATGTGCTTCCTTGTCGGTGAAGTCGCCTCGCTGGCACTGCTGTTCGGCACGGGTCAGGGGCAGACCGGGGAGCTGTGGCCGGTGCTGCTGGTACTGCCCGCCCTGGCGCTCGGCGCCGGGCTCAGCCGACTGGTCCATCATCGGATCGACGCGGCGCGGATGCGCTTTCTCGTACTGGCCTTCGCCCTGATCTCCGGGACCGTGCTCATCCTGGGTTGAGCCCTGGAGAGGTGAGCCGCAGCGAGGAGGCGCGAGGCACGATACGGGGCTCGGGGGCCCGCACCACGGTGGCGGTGTCCTCCCCGCGCAGCCTGCCCAGCAGCAGCTCGACCGCTTCGGTGGCGGCCCGGTCCAGCCACAGATCGGCCGCCGTCAGCGGCGGCTCGCAGGTCTTGGCGCGAATCCCGTCGTAGCGGGTGACGACCATGACATCGCCGGGGATGGTGCGGCCGCTGTCCTTGACCGCGCGGACGGCGCCGACTGCGAGCGCGTCCACCATGGCGCAGACCGCGTCGATCTGCGGATGCCGCTCCAGCAGCGCCGCGCAGGCGTCGTAACCGGCCTGCTCACCGCCCTCCTCCGGCGCGGTCACGGAGATCGGCTCCCAGCCCCGCTCGGCGGCCACCCGCGCGAAGGCGGCGCGGGCGTCAACGGCGGAGTGGCGGGAGCTGGCACCGGTGATGAGCGCCGGGCGGCGGGCGCCCTGCTCCCGCAGATGGTCCAGCAGCCGTTCGATGACCAGACCACCGTGCAGATCCACATACGGCGCGTCCTCCGGCGCCGCCACCTGACGGCCCAGCGACACATGGGGCAGCCCGCGCTCCCTCAGCTGGGCCACCACAACATCGCCCTCGTCCGGCTCGACGACGATGGCGCCATCGATGTCGACCGACTGCAGCCCGGCGGCGGACTGCGCGGGCGGGACCAGCACCAGGGCGAAGTCATGGGCCAGGGCCCGCTCGGCGGCGGCCGCCGCCACCTCCATGTAGAAGCCCAGCCGGGAGGGCCCGCCGGCCACCGCGACCGGCATCGAGGAGGCCAGGGCTATCGCGTTGGCCCGGCCCCGGCGCAGCCGCTGGGCACGCGGATTGGGGTGGTAGCCGATCTCGGCCGCGACCTTCCTGATCCGTTCGCGGGTACGGGGGTCGACCCGTCCCCGCTCATTGAGGGCGTGCGAGACCGTGGTCCGCGACACCCCCGCGGCTCGGGCGACATCACTGATCGTCGGCTGCCCGGCTGCCGAACGGGAGGCGGTCATCTGCGTACAGGCTCCTCACACGCCACTGGATCGGCGGAGCGCCCCGGCTGCCCGCCTCCCCGCCATTCTCCCTCAGCCGTGCTTCGATGGAGGTGTGCCCTTGCTCATCGGCACCTCTGGGTGGCAGTACCGGGATTGGCGGGGTGTGCTCTATCCGCCGAGCACCCCGCAACGGCTGTGGCTGGAGGAGTACGCGCGGCAGTTCGCCACCGTTGAGAACAACAACGCCTTCTACCGGCTGCCGCAGCGCGACACCTTCGCCGAGTGGCGGGAACGCACGCCCGACGGCTTTGTGATGGCGCTCAAGGCGAGCCGCTTTCTCACTCATATGAAGCGGCTGAAGGATCCCGAGGAGCCGGTGCGGCGGCTGCTGGACCATGCCGAGGGACTGGGTGACCGGCTGGGGCCGGTGCTGCTGCAGCTCCCCCCGAATCTCCAGGCGGACGCCGGGCGGCTGGACGCGTGCCTCGGCTGCTTTCCGCCCGGCATGCGGGTGGCGGTTGAGCCGCGGCACGACTCGTGGTGGACCGATGAGGTGCGGGGCGTCCTGGAGCGGCACGGGGCCGCGCTGTGCTGGGCGGACCGGCGGGCCCGGCCCGCGACACCGCTGTGGCGGACCGCGGACTGGGGGTATCTGCGGTGCCACGAGGGGATCGCACGGCTGCGGCCGCGGTACGGGGAGCGGTCGCTGGAGACCTGGGTGCGGCGGATCGGCGATGAGTGGCCGGACCGGGCGGATGTGTATGTGTACTTCAACAATGATGTGGGTGGGGCGGCGGTTCTTGACGCGGTCGCGTTCGCGCGGGCGGCGAGGAAGCTGGGCCGCGCGGTAACCCGCACCCCGCGCCTCTAGCCGGGCACCCCGGCTGTTCAGCGCGGGCCCACCGGCCCGCCCCGGTACCGGCCCAGGCCCGCGCAACCACTTCTTCCCGGCTGTACCGAGATGCGGCTCCGCCACGTGGCCGGGCTCCCGGGACCCGGCCACCAGCGCGGGCTCACCGACCTGCCCCGGTTCGGGCCCAGGCCCGCGCAACGACCCCGCACGGGGGCTTCCCCAATTCCCTCCCCTTCCCGGCTGTACCAGCATGCGGCTCCGCCGCGCGGCGGGGCTTCGCCCGGGCGCCGGGCGTGCCGTGGGTGGGGTTCCCCAATTCCCGCCCCTTCCCGGAAACCGGGGCTTCGCCCCGGGCCCCGGAGTTTGCCGGTGCGGGACGGTGGCCGGGTGTTGTGCCCACCCGTGCCGCCCCTCGGGCGGCCCGAGTGCCCACAACATGGGTGGGGGTCCGGGGGCGGCAGCCCCCCACGCGGCGGAGCCGCAAATCAGTACAGCCGGGGAGGGGTGGGATTGGGGGAGTTACCGGCGGCGGGCGTACGCGCTCAGGGCCGCGTCGACGGTGAGGAACGTGGCCAGGCCCAGGCCGAGCAGGGGGATGAACCAGCCGGCCAGCAGCGTCACCGCCGCCAGGGGCAGCCACCAGGCCGGCGGCAGCCGCCGCAGCGCACCGCGCGGATACGGGTGGGCCGTGGGGCGGCGCAGCCACCACATGCGGTACCCCCAGACGATCAGCAGGGCCAGCCCCACCGCGAGCGCGAACAGCACCAGCTGGTTGGCCAGGCCGAACAGCCGCCCATCATGGGCGTTGATGCCCCACGAGGTCAGCTTGGCCAGCACCGGATAGTCGGCGAAGTCGAGCCGGTCGGTGACCAGACCGCTGGCGGGGTCCACCGCGATCTGGTCCATCCGCTGCGGCACCTGACGGTCAGTCTGCTTGACCACGTAATCGCCACCCGGCTCGGGGACGTTGATCTCAACCGGCCCGGTCAGCCCCTGCTCCGTACGGGCGATCTCCAGCACCTGATCGAGGCCAATGTCCGGGTGGTCCCCGGACGCGGGCGCGGACCCGGCGGCGGCGGAGATCCTGGGCGTCGAGCCACCGACCCGCTCCCTCAGCTCACCGATGTTCTCGCCCGCCCACGTGGACCAGGTCAGCCCGGTCGCGGAGAGCACCAGCAGACCGAGCGCGGCCCACAGGCCGACCGTGCCGTGCAGCGAGAGGACGCGGCGCCGCCCGGTGGTGCCACGGAGCTTGCGCTGTTTACGTCGGCGGCCCAGCCACAGCAGCACCCCGCCGAGCACCACCACCCACAGCCAGCTCGCCGCCAGCTCGCTGTAGAAGCGCCCGGGCTCACCCAGCAGCAGGTCACGGTGGAGGCTGGCCGCCCAGGCCCGGAAGGGCAGTGCGCCGGAGCTGCCGTAGCTCTCCAGCGCACCCTTCACCTCGGCGGTGTGCGGGTCGACGAAGATGGCCAGTGACTTGTCCTCGGGCACGCTCGGGTCGTTCAGCAGTACCCGGGTGGTCGCACCGGCGCCGTCGGACGGCCAGACCGCCTTGAGCTCACCGTCGGGGTGGGCCTTGAGCGCGGCGTCGACCTGCTCGGCGAGCGGGACGCTGGTGTCCTGGGCCGGGACGGAGAGCTGGTCGGAGTAGATCACCTTCTCTATCTGGTACGAGGCGGCGTACAGCCCGCCGGTCACCGCGGCGACCAGCAGGAAGGGGGCTATGAGCAGTCCGGCGTAGAAGTGCAGCCGCAGTACGAGCGGCCGCAGCGCGGTCCAGCCGGTGGGCCGCCGGGGTGGCGGCTCCGCTTTCTCGGGGGCTTTCCGGGCAGGGGTGTCTACGGACATGGGGACGCGGATCCTTCGTGGCGGATGGTGATGGGGTTACGCGCTGAGTGCTGCGTTCCCGGGCGGACCACGGCGGGAGAGGGTGTGCGCGAGGCGCACGGTGTGCGGACGCGCGGCGGTGCGCCCGGTCCGTACGAGCGGGGCCGCCGTCTCGGGCAGTGCCGCCGGTACGGGGCGCAGCGCGAGCGGCGGCAGGGCGAGGGCGTGCAGCGCCCGCAGCAGCCGGAAGAAGACGACCTCACCACGCCAGAGCCACAGCGCGCAGCAGAGCGCGGTCAGCAGATGGGCGGCGAGCATGCCCAGCGAAACGTGGTGGGTGGGGTGGGTGAGGTGGGTCCCGTGCGCCGGGGGCGCCATGGGCATCCGCGTGGCGGCGAAGAGCAGATGCAGCGCTGTCTGTACGGCGAGCAGTCCGCCGCCGATCGTCATCGGACCACGGCGGCGGTGCCCGCCGAGCCACGCCACCGAGCCGGTCACCGCCAGGGCGGCAAGCAGGGTGCGCAGGGGTGTGTCATGACCGGACATGGCCGTGTGCCCCGCCGCCGCCAGCACCACACACACCGCCGCGAAAAGCGCGGCGCGTATGGCGCGGGACAGCGATCGGGGTGCGGAGGTCATGGTGGCGGCATCATGGCACGGCCGTGGACACGCCTCTCTTAACAGGGCCTTTTTTATCAAGCACGGACAGGGGCAGCGAACGGTCACCCGCTTGCCACCCCGAGTTGTCTAGTCCGCGGCGGAGTCCGTCGTTACGCTTCCCCAACCGGTGCGCTGGGAGGGGTGAGAACGATAAAACTGACCAGACGTCATATGCTCGGAGCCGGAGCCGTCGCGGCCGGGGCGCTCGCGGCCGGAGCGACCGTGGCCGCGGGCACGGGGGCAGCGCTGCCCGGAAGCGCCGCACGCCGCCCCCCCACCGCACCCGATCGGCTGCGGCCCGTACGGGCCGCGCTGCAGCGGCTGCTGCCGGATCACGCCAGCCAGTTCCAGCTCGCCGAGCTGACCGGCAAGGAGCGCTTCCGGGTGACCGGGAGCTACGGGCGGATCACGGTCGCCGGGACCAGCCCGGCCGTGCTGCTCACCGCCGTGCACTGGTATCTCAAGGAGGTCTGCCACGCCCATATCTCCTGGGCGGGCAGCCAGCTGAGCCTGCCCTGGCTGCTGCCGGCGCCCGGTCAGCCCATTGAGCGGGCCGCGACCGTGCCGCACCGCTTCGCGCTCAATGACACCCATGACGGGTACACCGGGCCGTACGCGGACTGGCCGCGCTGGGAGCGGCTGATTGATGTCATGGCGCTGCACGGCTGCAATGAGGTGCTGGTGACACCGGGCACGGAGGCGGTCTACCACCGGCTGCTGCGGGGCTTCGGCTACCGCGACTCCGAGGTGCGGGCCTGGCTGCCGGCCCCGTCGCACCAGCCGTGGTGGCTGCTGCAGAACATGTCCGGTTACGGCGGCCCGGTCAGTCCCGAGCTGCTGGACAGACGCGTGGAGCTGGCGCAGCGGATCGTACGGCGGCTGCGCGAGCTGGGCATGTCACCGGTGCTGCCGGGCTACTTCGGGACCGTACCGGATGACTTCACCAAGCGTAATCCCCGCGGGCGGACCATCCCGCAGGGCCAGTGGGCCGGGCTCAAGCGGCCTCACTGGCTGGATCCCCGGACACCGGTCTTCCGGGAGGCCGCCGCCGCCTTCTACCACCATCAGCGCGAACTCTTCGGCGATATCGAACACTTCAAGATGGATCTGCTCCATGAGGGCGGCAACCCGGGCGATGTCCCGGCGCCCGACGCCGCCCGCGCGGTGGAGAAGGCGCTGCAGGACGCCCACCCCGGGGCGACCTGGGTCATCCTCGGCTGGCGGAACAATCCCCACCGCGAGCTGCTGGACGCCGTGGCCGACAAGGAGCGGATGCTGATCGTCGATGGGCTCTCGGACCTTGAGCGGGTGACGGACCGCGAGCGGGACTGGGGCGGGGTGCCCTACGCCTTCGGCACCATCCCGAACTTCGGCGGCCGCACCACAATCGGCGCCAAGACCCATATGTGGACCAGGCGCTTCACCGCCTGGCGCGACAAACCGGGCAGCAAGCTGGTCGGCACCGCCTATATGGCGGAGGCGGCGGAGCGCGACCCGGCCGCGTTCGAGCTCTTCAGCGAACTGGCCTGGCGCCAGGAGGCGGTGGACCGGGAGAGGTGGTTCGCGGACTACGCCAAGACGCGTTACGGCGACGAAGACCGGTACGCGCATGCCGCCTTCGCGGTGCTGCGCAGGACGGCCTATGAGATCAGCAGCGCCGACGGCCGCCCGCATGACTCCATCTTCGCCGCCCGGCCCAGCCTGGACGCACGCTCGGGAACGTTCTACGCCACCCGCTCCCCCGCCTTCGATCCGGCGGGCTTCGACTCCGCCTTCGCCATGCTGCTGGGCGTACGGGCGTCACTGCGCACCAGCGACGCCTACCGCTACGACCTGACGGACATGGCCCGGCAGGCGCTGGCGAACCGCTCCTGGCAGCTGATCGGGCAGCTGAAGGCGGCCTACGTGAGAAAGGACCGGGAAACCTTCCGCGCCCTTTCCACGCTGTGGCTGAAGCTGATGCGGCTGAGCGAGGAGATGGCCGGCACCCACGAGGCCTTCCTGCTCGGCCCCTGGCTGGCGGACGCCCAGCGGATGGCCACCGGCGACACCGAACGGGCGCAGCTGGAACACAGCGCGCGGAAGCTGATCACCACCTGGGCGGACCGGCCCACGGCCAACGGCGGGCGGCTGCACGACTACGCCAATCGCGACTGGCATGGCCTGATCGGTGACTTCTATCTGCCGCGCTGGCAACGCTGGCTGGATGAGCTGGCGGACGCGCTGGCCGAGGGGCGGGAGCCGCGCGAGGTCGACTGGTACGCGGTCGAGGAGCCATGGAGCCGGGAGCGTAAGGAGTATCCGCTGCGCCCGGTCGGTGATCCGTACCGCACGGCGGTCCGGGTGTACCACGCGCTCGCCCGCGCGCCCTACCAGGGGACGCTGACGGCCACACTGGATCCGGTGGAGCTGGAGCCGGGCGGGCGTGGGCTGCTGACCGCGTCCTTCCGGAACGTCAATGGGCTGCGGGCGACCGGCCCGGTCGACTTCACCCTCAGCGGCCTGGACGCCGTGCCGCTGGACCCGACCGCGGTAGCCGCCGTACCGGCCGGTGGTACGGCGACGGTCCGCTGGCGGGTGACCGCGCCCGGCGAACCCCTGGAACGGCCGCTGCGGCGGGTGCCGTACACCCTGGGCGCGCGGTACGCGCCGCGTGGTGAGGGCGACCGGGTCCGGGCCGTGTACGACGGCGAGCTGCTCGTGGCCGGTTCGCTGGCCAACTGAAGGGGATCGCTGTCGCACACAGGTACAGGTGACCAACGATCCATTCACTCGTTCTGCTCAACGTGGCCCCTTCAGACGTGACTTCGCAGACCCTTTCCTCTTCTGCTTCCTCTCCCGTACCGCCCGAGCCCATCGATATCGAACAGGCCGAGGCCGCGCTCATCGAGCACTATCCCCGGCTGGTGCGGCTCGGCTATCTCGTACTGCCGCCCGCCCTCGGCCGGCACCGCCGGGTGCTGACCGCGCACGCCCTGGCGCAGCGGTCGCTGCCGCGTGGCCGGGCCGCCACCGAGACGCCCCCGCTGCCCACCCAGCGGGGCTACGGCGGCCGGACGGCGGACCCCGGCTACGCGTATGTGCGGCTGCGCGTGCTGCGGGCCGCGCTCACCGCCGAGCGGCCACGGCGGATCGGACGGTGGGAGCTGAGCTGGCTGCCCAGGGTGCCGCCACCGCTGCCCCAGGTGCTGGGGCTACGGCTGTTCCCGCGTTCCGGGGGCGCCGATGAGCTCGCTCTGGACCAGGCGCTGTGCACGGTTTCCGGGGCGGCCCGGGCCGCGTATGTGCTGCGCGATCTGGAGGGGATGGCCGACGCCGATGTACGTAAGCTGCTGGC
This window harbors:
- a CDS encoding alpha-N-acetylglucosaminidase TIM-barrel domain-containing protein, translating into MLGAGAVAAGALAAGATVAAGTGAALPGSAARRPPTAPDRLRPVRAALQRLLPDHASQFQLAELTGKERFRVTGSYGRITVAGTSPAVLLTAVHWYLKEVCHAHISWAGSQLSLPWLLPAPGQPIERAATVPHRFALNDTHDGYTGPYADWPRWERLIDVMALHGCNEVLVTPGTEAVYHRLLRGFGYRDSEVRAWLPAPSHQPWWLLQNMSGYGGPVSPELLDRRVELAQRIVRRLRELGMSPVLPGYFGTVPDDFTKRNPRGRTIPQGQWAGLKRPHWLDPRTPVFREAAAAFYHHQRELFGDIEHFKMDLLHEGGNPGDVPAPDAARAVEKALQDAHPGATWVILGWRNNPHRELLDAVADKERMLIVDGLSDLERVTDRERDWGGVPYAFGTIPNFGGRTTIGAKTHMWTRRFTAWRDKPGSKLVGTAYMAEAAERDPAAFELFSELAWRQEAVDRERWFADYAKTRYGDEDRYAHAAFAVLRRTAYEISSADGRPHDSIFAARPSLDARSGTFYATRSPAFDPAGFDSAFAMLLGVRASLRTSDAYRYDLTDMARQALANRSWQLIGQLKAAYVRKDRETFRALSTLWLKLMRLSEEMAGTHEAFLLGPWLADAQRMATGDTERAQLEHSARKLITTWADRPTANGGRLHDYANRDWHGLIGDFYLPRWQRWLDELADALAEGREPREVDWYAVEEPWSRERKEYPLRPVGDPYRTAVRVYHALARAPYQGTLTATLDPVELEPGGRGLLTASFRNVNGLRATGPVDFTLSGLDAVPLDPTAVAAVPAGGTATVRWRVTAPGEPLERPLRRVPYTLGARYAPRGEGDRVRAVYDGELLVAGSLAN
- a CDS encoding PepSY-associated TM helix domain-containing protein yields the protein MSVDTPARKAPEKAEPPPRRPTGWTALRPLVLRLHFYAGLLIAPFLLVAAVTGGLYAASYQIEKVIYSDQLSVPAQDTSVPLAEQVDAALKAHPDGELKAVWPSDGAGATTRVLLNDPSVPEDKSLAIFVDPHTAEVKGALESYGSSGALPFRAWAASLHRDLLLGEPGRFYSELAASWLWVVVLGGVLLWLGRRRKQRKLRGTTGRRRVLSLHGTVGLWAALGLLVLSATGLTWSTWAGENIGELRERVGGSTPRISAAAGSAPASGDHPDIGLDQVLEIARTEQGLTGPVEINVPEPGGDYVVKQTDRQVPQRMDQIAVDPASGLVTDRLDFADYPVLAKLTSWGINAHDGRLFGLANQLVLFALAVGLALLIVWGYRMWWLRRPTAHPYPRGALRRLPPAWWLPLAAVTLLAGWFIPLLGLGLATFLTVDAALSAYARRR
- a CDS encoding uracil-xanthine permease family protein — its product is MLFGIQHVLVMAATPISAVFLMSAVLGFDARLTVNLLSAVFILSGVGSLLQSLGPWKLGAKLPFVMLPGGAPLILFIAIAEQHGPRTATGAVITTGLFYFLVLPLFARLLRFFPGLVIGTMMVIVGVNLVKVGALLVTGRPGEPGFADTHNLLLGFATIAFTIGLYWLFSGILRQLAVMLGLIAGTVLAVLLGSADFGVVADGSLVQAPQPLPFGTPEFNLLAALPLMLYSIASMAEATGQTVINAEAVGKKIEPDKDVPKTIRGDAVTSTLGGFFGLPLMVTSGENIGIVRVTGVRSRFVTVAAGLVLILIGFAAPITRAISAVPSAVVGGTAMVVFAVITVLGVQMLARCDLHDQANTFIIATALALGLLPILVPGVYEAFPPNARILLESGVAVGATVAAVLNILFHHVRPWLRRRRPGGTDTDTDTDTDTGRSADADSGAGVPKS
- a CDS encoding sulfite exporter TauE/SafE family protein yields the protein MSTEMTALLALVVAVAAFVQGTSGLGFALIVAPVAGLLDPTLVPVFVLATMVPLNLYVVVRERGALDLRGAGWISAARLAATPAGLMLLWAIPQQQLGPVVGVATVLAAAVSLAAPTFTPGRAAYLGAGVVTGLTETATGVGGPPLALVYQHRPPPELRSTVAMCFLVGEVASLALLFGTGQGQTGELWPVLLVLPALALGAGLSRLVHHRIDAARMRFLVLAFALISGTVLILG
- a CDS encoding amidohydrolase family protein; amino-acid sequence: MTDLHPDSPDSPDSLDSPDSLGAESLLLVPDVVLTPDGPVREHAVVVSGGMFLAVAPAEQVLREYRHLTPVRLAGHVLMPGFVDAHHHLTQSFGSALAFGEPSEIFRRVWVPLEGALDEESAHLSAKLAALEALRGGFTTVAEAGTRAPVDVEAVASATRDAGLRCVLGMVCGDVGVAGGDGELPADRAQALAAAERHLGRYAEDSLVHPSLAVPVPEAATARTLRDTAQLAREAGAVVQIHVNEHLAGVERSLLQHGLRPLEYLHDVGALGPQLLGAHATLLTPGEVTLLVDSGAAVSYNPVASAWKGNAVAPAMALAERGVRFGLGTDGTRGDAFRLVEAAEFAQRITHGLTVGDNSCGAGWTWLERATRWGADAVGLGHRTGRIAEGMAADFLLVDVTGPEMRPSWDLPWELVRLAGRDQITAVFVAGRLRLWHGWPTDWDGPALVEQAADTGRKVVEQAAITRAHPTSVQHQAAHCRAGRRRTENGAA
- a CDS encoding LacI family DNA-binding transcriptional regulator, with amino-acid sequence MTASRSAAGQPTISDVARAAGVSRTTVSHALNERGRVDPRTRERIRKVAAEIGYHPNPRAQRLRRGRANAIALASSMPVAVAGGPSRLGFYMEVAAAAAERALAHDFALVLVPPAQSAAGLQSVDIDGAIVVEPDEGDVVVAQLRERGLPHVSLGRQVAAPEDAPYVDLHGGLVIERLLDHLREQGARRPALITGASSRHSAVDARAAFARVAAERGWEPISVTAPEEGGEQAGYDACAALLERHPQIDAVCAMVDALAVGAVRAVKDSGRTIPGDVMVVTRYDGIRAKTCEPPLTAADLWLDRAATEAVELLLGRLRGEDTATVVRAPEPRIVPRASSLRLTSPGLNPG
- a CDS encoding DUF72 domain-containing protein: MPLLIGTSGWQYRDWRGVLYPPSTPQRLWLEEYARQFATVENNNAFYRLPQRDTFAEWRERTPDGFVMALKASRFLTHMKRLKDPEEPVRRLLDHAEGLGDRLGPVLLQLPPNLQADAGRLDACLGCFPPGMRVAVEPRHDSWWTDEVRGVLERHGAALCWADRRARPATPLWRTADWGYLRCHEGIARLRPRYGERSLETWVRRIGDEWPDRADVYVYFNNDVGGAAVLDAVAFARAARKLGRAVTRTPRL